In the genome of Candidatus Omnitrophota bacterium, one region contains:
- a CDS encoding DUF1015 domain-containing protein, which translates to MAKIKPFSALVYNQNKVADLSRVTCPPYDVISQKQQEFYHKQSPYNLIHLLLGKDIPDDDKYARAGRMFQDWIKQDILTKDAKPAIYFYSQEYNILGEKKTRFGFISLLELEDKSSPVFKHEYTRCEPKEDRFKLLSKVHANLSPIFAIFPDKKRVIRQVFSSYIKNLPCSMQVVDPDSVKHKIWRVDEPELLKSIQSKMQDEEIFIADGHHRYEVACLYREHMRKKLGSLDGAEGFNYLMTYFTNTDARGLSILPIHRFVHLPSGFNFESFKELLRENFDVEEVKDSARFTFLMQKAAMNEQVIGMYIDKKFWLLRLKNIKILDKVIADKPKEYRRLGVCIFNYLVLNKALGMDIEDKSKIIFHHDAQELMRKLDKEPGGIVFILNPAKMEEIINVALRGERMPSKSTYFYPKVLSGLVINKF; encoded by the coding sequence ATGGCAAAAATAAAACCCTTTAGCGCTTTAGTCTATAACCAGAATAAGGTAGCAGATTTATCTCGGGTTACTTGCCCTCCGTATGACGTTATTTCCCAGAAACAGCAGGAATTTTACCATAAACAAAGCCCCTATAATTTAATCCATTTGCTTTTAGGCAAGGATATCCCGGATGATGATAAATACGCGCGCGCGGGAAGGATGTTTCAGGATTGGATAAAGCAGGATATCCTGACCAAAGATGCCAAACCCGCAATATATTTTTATAGCCAGGAATATAATATTCTAGGAGAAAAGAAGACCCGTTTTGGTTTTATCTCGCTTTTAGAGTTAGAGGATAAATCATCCCCCGTATTCAAGCATGAATATACCCGTTGCGAGCCCAAAGAAGACCGCTTTAAATTACTTTCTAAGGTGCATGCCAATTTAAGCCCGATTTTTGCCATATTCCCCGACAAGAAACGAGTTATCCGCCAGGTGTTTTCGTCTTATATAAAGAATTTGCCGTGCTCTATGCAGGTTGTTGACCCTGACAGCGTTAAGCATAAGATCTGGAGAGTGGACGAACCGGAATTATTAAAGAGCATACAATCTAAGATGCAGGACGAAGAAATATTTATTGCCGACGGGCACCATCGTTATGAAGTGGCCTGCCTTTATCGGGAGCACATGCGCAAGAAATTGGGTTCTTTGGACGGGGCCGAAGGGTTTAATTACCTGATGACTTATTTTACTAATACCGACGCGCGGGGGTTAAGTATTCTTCCTATTCATCGCTTTGTCCATCTGCCATCGGGGTTTAACTTTGAGTCCTTTAAAGAGCTTTTAAGAGAAAATTTTGATGTAGAAGAGGTTAAGGATTCTGCGCGTTTTACCTTTCTTATGCAGAAGGCCGCTATGAACGAGCAGGTCATCGGCATGTATATAGACAAGAAATTCTGGCTGTTGAGATTGAAAAATATTAAGATTTTAGATAAGGTAATTGCGGATAAGCCCAAAGAATATAGAAGGCTGGGGGTATGCATATTTAATTACCTTGTTTTAAATAAGGCCTTAGGCATGGATATAGAGGATAAAAGTAAAATAATCTTTCATCACGATGCGCAGGAATTGATGCGCAAGCTTGATAAAGAGCCAGGGGGAATAGTTTTTATTTTAAACCCTGCGAAGATGGAAGAGATCATCAATGTTGCCTTAAGAGGCGAAAGGATGCCTTCAAAATCAACCTATTTTTATCCAAAAGTACTTTCAGGTTTGGTGATCAATAAGTTTTAG
- a CDS encoding zinc ribbon domain-containing protein, whose amino-acid sequence MPTYEYECLSCAHRFEVVQKMTEAPLKSCPKCKKKLRRLIGSGSGIIFKGSGFYATDYKKSPSKAPVPETCPKSKDGCASCKHHQ is encoded by the coding sequence ATGCCTACTTATGAATATGAATGCTTGTCTTGCGCGCATCGTTTTGAGGTTGTCCAGAAGATGACTGAAGCGCCACTCAAGTCTTGCCCTAAATGCAAGAAAAAACTGCGCCGGCTTATCGGAAGCGGTTCAGGGATTATTTTTAAAGGGTCAGGTTTTTATGCCACAGATTACAAAAAGAGCCCTTCCAAGGCGCCTGTCCCGGAAACCTGTCCAAAAAGTAAAGATGGATGCGCTTCTTGTAAGCATCACCAGTAA
- the dnaJ gene encoding molecular chaperone DnaJ, producing the protein MSTKRDYYEILGIKKGASLDEVKNAYRQMALRFHPDRVPQEQKKEAEEKFKEISEAYAILSDANKRALYDQYGHSGIDQKYAYEDIFKGADFNSVFQGMGDFGVGGGLFEEVFSDLGFDIFGSQGRRGNRSRRGRDLEIAVNITLEEAYQGVEKTINLPRYEVCAVCSGTGAKPGSKKNTCSKCRGSGRIIASNGFFQVAQTCTACSGEGSVIQSACPECKGQGRVKVTRKIKVKIPAGVDTGSNLRIRQEGEYGTAGRGDLYVAIEVSAHPFLERHGNDLITEIKVSLAKAVLGAQVEVPTLSGKVSMKIPAGTQSASVFRLKEKGMPDVHTREIGDQLVKVDVEIPRNLNQEQRKAMEEFARVSPEGTGKDSFTDRIRKTFR; encoded by the coding sequence ATGTCTACCAAACGTGATTATTACGAGATCCTGGGGATCAAAAAAGGCGCAAGCCTGGATGAGGTAAAGAACGCGTACCGTCAGATGGCCTTGCGCTTTCATCCTGACCGTGTGCCTCAAGAGCAGAAAAAAGAAGCCGAGGAGAAATTTAAAGAGATCTCCGAAGCTTATGCTATTCTTTCTGACGCCAATAAGCGCGCCTTATATGATCAATATGGGCATTCAGGCATTGACCAGAAATACGCTTATGAGGATATCTTTAAGGGCGCGGATTTTAACAGTGTTTTTCAGGGGATGGGTGATTTTGGGGTTGGGGGAGGACTATTTGAGGAAGTCTTTAGTGACCTAGGGTTTGATATTTTTGGCTCCCAAGGCCGGCGCGGCAACCGCAGCCGCAGAGGACGAGATTTAGAGATCGCCGTAAATATAACCCTGGAAGAGGCTTATCAGGGTGTTGAAAAGACGATTAATCTGCCCCGTTACGAAGTATGCGCAGTTTGTTCTGGCACAGGGGCTAAGCCCGGAAGCAAGAAAAATACTTGCTCTAAATGCCGGGGCAGTGGTAGAATAATTGCCTCTAATGGCTTCTTTCAGGTGGCGCAAACCTGTACTGCCTGTTCAGGTGAAGGAAGTGTTATCCAATCTGCCTGTCCGGAATGCAAGGGCCAAGGCAGGGTTAAAGTTACCCGTAAAATAAAAGTCAAGATCCCCGCGGGCGTAGATACGGGGTCTAATCTTAGGATCAGGCAGGAAGGTGAATACGGGACAGCTGGCAGAGGGGATTTGTATGTGGCGATAGAAGTATCTGCCCATCCGTTCTTAGAGCGCCATGGAAACGACCTTATCACAGAAATCAAGGTCAGCCTTGCAAAAGCTGTTTTAGGCGCGCAAGTAGAAGTGCCTACTCTTTCTGGCAAAGTTTCTATGAAGATCCCTGCCGGAACGCAATCCGCAAGCGTATTCAGGCTTAAAGAAAAAGGCATGCCAGACGTGCATACAAGAGAAATCGGCGATCAATTAGTCAAGGTTGACGTGGAAATACCCAGAAATTTAAATCAGGAACAAAGAAAGGCAATGGAAGAATTCGCCCGCGTTTCACCGGAAGGCACCGGCAAAGACAGTTTTACAGATAGGATACGAAAGACTTTTAGATAG
- the dnaK gene encoding molecular chaperone DnaK yields MAKVIGIDLGTSNSAAAVMEGGRPVIIPSAEGAGVASGKAFPSYVAFTKDGQRLVGEPARRQAAINPEGTIQAAKRKMGSDYHFKAFGKEYSPQQISAFILQKVKQDAEAYLGDKVEEVVITCPAYFDDNQRTATKDAGEIAGLKVLRIINEPTAACLAYGLEKSQKEQKIMVFDLGGGTLDVTIMEMAQGVFEVKSTSGDTQLGGTDMDNVLINHIMDQFKRESGIDLRNDKMAVQRLREAAEKAKVELSSTVSTDINLPFITADAAGPKHLTMSITRAKLEDLVSPIIDRCKHPMEQALSDAKLKASDVDRVIMVGGPTRMPIVQKFVEDYIGKKIERGVDPMECVAMGAAIQAAIMKGEVKDVLLLDVTPLSLGIETLGGVSTKLIERNTTVPTRKGQTFSTAADNQTAVTIRVLQGERPMADDNVELGRFDLVGIPPAPRGVPQIEVTFDIDANGIVHVSAKDLGTGKEQSVRITAPKKLSKEEIDKMVKDAEKFAADDVKKKELVEVTNQADNFVYATERSLRDFGDKISQEEKADIEAKANDVKNAIKEKDVQRIKKTMDDLSKASHKLAEEVYKQASQKQQKAQDAGQKSEDRGPATEEPKKEEKKEDVIDAEFKEEDDKK; encoded by the coding sequence ATGGCAAAAGTAATCGGTATTGATTTAGGTACTTCGAATTCAGCTGCAGCGGTGATGGAAGGCGGTAGGCCGGTAATTATTCCTTCTGCGGAAGGAGCAGGGGTGGCATCAGGCAAGGCGTTTCCGTCTTATGTGGCTTTTACCAAAGACGGACAGCGCCTTGTCGGCGAGCCAGCGCGTCGTCAAGCGGCAATCAATCCTGAAGGGACTATTCAGGCTGCCAAGCGTAAGATGGGAAGCGACTATCATTTTAAGGCATTTGGCAAAGAGTATTCGCCGCAGCAGATTTCCGCGTTTATCCTGCAGAAAGTAAAACAGGACGCCGAAGCCTATCTGGGCGATAAAGTTGAAGAGGTGGTTATTACTTGCCCGGCTTATTTTGATGATAACCAGCGTACTGCCACTAAAGACGCAGGGGAGATCGCCGGATTGAAAGTCTTGCGCATAATCAATGAACCTACGGCAGCGTGTTTGGCTTATGGCTTGGAAAAATCCCAAAAGGAACAGAAAATAATGGTCTTTGATTTAGGCGGCGGTACCCTTGACGTTACTATTATGGAAATGGCGCAAGGCGTCTTTGAGGTAAAGTCAACATCCGGGGATACGCAGTTGGGCGGAACTGATATGGATAACGTTTTGATTAACCATATCATGGACCAGTTTAAGCGTGAATCCGGAATTGATTTGCGTAATGACAAAATGGCAGTGCAGAGATTACGTGAAGCAGCAGAAAAGGCAAAAGTGGAGCTTTCTTCCACAGTTTCAACTGATATAAATCTGCCGTTTATTACTGCTGATGCCGCGGGGCCTAAGCATTTGACGATGTCTATAACCCGCGCTAAGCTTGAAGACTTGGTATCTCCTATTATTGATCGTTGCAAACATCCTATGGAACAGGCGCTTTCTGATGCCAAGCTTAAGGCTTCTGATGTTGATCGCGTGATTATGGTCGGCGGGCCCACGCGCATGCCTATTGTGCAGAAATTTGTTGAGGATTACATCGGCAAGAAAATTGAGCGCGGGGTTGACCCTATGGAATGCGTGGCAATGGGAGCGGCAATCCAGGCGGCAATTATGAAAGGCGAAGTCAAAGATGTATTATTGCTGGACGTTACTCCGCTATCTTTGGGCATTGAAACATTGGGTGGAGTAAGTACTAAACTTATTGAGAGAAATACTACTGTTCCTACCAGAAAAGGCCAAACATTTTCTACTGCCGCGGACAATCAAACTGCGGTAACTATTAGGGTTTTGCAGGGCGAAAGGCCCATGGCTGATGATAATGTAGAGCTGGGCAGGTTTGATCTGGTAGGTATTCCTCCCGCTCCAAGAGGCGTTCCTCAAATAGAGGTTACTTTTGATATTGACGCCAATGGCATTGTGCATGTTTCAGCCAAGGACCTCGGCACAGGGAAAGAGCAATCTGTGCGCATTACAGCGCCTAAGAAGCTCTCCAAAGAAGAAATTGATAAGATGGTTAAAGACGCGGAGAAATTCGCCGCTGATGATGTTAAGAAAAAGGAACTTGTGGAAGTGACTAACCAGGCGGATAATTTTGTCTATGCCACAGAACGCTCACTTCGCGATTTCGGAGACAAAATAAGCCAGGAGGAAAAAGCGGATATTGAAGCGAAGGCTAATGATGTTAAGAACGCGATCAAAGAAAAGGATGTGCAGCGTATTAAGAAGACCATGGACGATTTAAGCAAGGCTTCGCATAAACTGGCTGAAGAGGTTTATAAGCAGGCTTCGCAGAAGCAGCAGAAGGCGCAAGACGCAGGCCAGAAGTCAGAAGATAGAGGGCCGGCGACAGAGGAACCGAAAAAAGAAGAAAAAAAGGAAGATGTGATTGACGCAGAGTTCAAAGAAGAGGATGATAAAAAGTAA
- the grpE gene encoding nucleotide exchange factor GrpE, with the protein MSNQEKKEHKEEKKREITIPEEEYLALKEQAKDYSDRILRLQADFENTRKRMDKEKQEFAKFANEGLIVDLLNILDDLERTVATEQKQHPEVTNFVKGVEMILAHLYELLKSYGVKPIEAEGKVFDPHLHEALMQEENKDLPEHTVLEEMQKGYLMNDRVIRTTKVKVSKRSNE; encoded by the coding sequence ATGAGTAATCAGGAAAAGAAAGAGCACAAAGAAGAAAAGAAGCGGGAAATTACCATTCCCGAAGAAGAGTACCTGGCCTTAAAAGAACAAGCCAAGGATTATTCTGACCGGATCTTGCGTTTGCAGGCGGATTTTGAGAATACCCGCAAGCGCATGGACAAAGAAAAGCAGGAATTTGCCAAGTTTGCTAATGAAGGCCTGATCGTGGATTTATTAAACATCCTTGATGACTTGGAGCGCACGGTAGCCACAGAGCAGAAACAGCATCCTGAGGTTACGAATTTTGTCAAAGGCGTAGAAATGATTTTGGCGCATTTGTATGAATTATTGAAAAGCTATGGAGTCAAACCTATTGAAGCAGAAGGAAAAGTTTTTGATCCGCATTTGCATGAAGCGCTTATGCAGGAAGAAAATAAGGATTTGCCGGAGCACACGGTTTTAGAGGAAATGCAGAAGGGCTATTTGATGAATGATAGGGTAATAAGAACTACGAAAGTTAAGGTTTCTAAAAGAAGCAATGAATAG
- a CDS encoding HTH domain-containing protein — MMNKNIDFENRKKAVLAQVINLYIKKAQPVSSDDLARNFELSSATIRNIFKQLEDEGYLTHPYTSGGRIPTVKGYRYYVDILIQQMQLLDGEKERIGNEYKKKLQKLEDLLEATTDVLSAVTHYAGIASVINQDKRLFYKGISSMLEQPEFQDAGQIRNIVRLIEDKQRFFNIINRDFDDKVKIYIGDELGCPEVERCAIVISNYSAGKKTLGKIAVLGPMRMEYNHIIPALEYISDSLSDALEELNDYE, encoded by the coding sequence ATGATGAATAAAAACATAGATTTTGAAAACAGGAAGAAAGCGGTTCTGGCACAGGTGATAAACCTTTATATCAAGAAGGCACAGCCAGTATCTTCGGATGATCTTGCCCGCAATTTTGAGCTTAGTTCCGCTACCATACGCAATATCTTTAAGCAGTTAGAGGACGAAGGTTATTTAACGCATCCCTATACTTCCGGAGGAAGAATCCCTACGGTTAAGGGGTATCGGTATTACGTGGATATACTGATTCAGCAGATGCAGCTTTTAGACGGCGAAAAAGAGCGTATTGGCAACGAATATAAGAAAAAGCTGCAGAAGCTCGAAGATCTGTTAGAGGCGACAACCGATGTCTTAAGCGCTGTTACGCATTACGCCGGCATAGCTTCGGTTATCAACCAAGACAAAAGGCTGTTTTATAAGGGCATAAGCTCTATGCTGGAACAGCCGGAATTTCAGGATGCCGGGCAGATAAGAAATATTGTCCGTTTAATTGAAGATAAGCAACGCTTCTTCAATATAATTAATCGTGATTTTGATGATAAGGTCAAGATTTATATAGGCGATGAACTAGGCTGTCCGGAGGTAGAAAGATGCGCGATTGTTATTTCCAATTATTCGGCCGGCAAGAAGACTTTGGGGAAAATCGCGGTTTTGGGCCCCATGCGCATGGAATATAATCATATTATCCCTGCCTTGGAGTATATTTCAGATTCTTTATCCGATGCCCTAGAGGAGCTAAATGATTATGAGTAA
- a CDS encoding AAA family ATPase, giving the protein MVKGEFKMGQEDFRIEQEQNSQEGSSALEKYGQDITALARQMKLDPVIGRDSQIRRLMQVLSRRTKNNPVLIGEAGVGKTAVVEGLAQRIVSNDVPEGLKNKRIVSLDLGSLIAGAKFRGEFEDRLKAVLKEIQEKDKEIILFIDELHTIVGAGAAEGAIDASNMLKPMLARGQLRCIGATTLDEYRQYIEKDRALERRFQTVFLEEPSVHDTIAILRGLKEKYEVHHGVRIKDSALIAAAKLSARYINQRHLPDKAVDLIDEAASRLRIEIDSMPAQVDNLQRKILQLEIQRQALKKEIEKDSQDRLNKIEQDLSILKIELEEKKKRWEKEKAVIVSIQNIKEKIEQLKNQAHSAEKTGDLEKAARIKYGELVDLGAQLNKKNDELEKISEGSPMLRQEVDDDDIANVVSESTGIALAKLKEQDAEKLLKMEQRLKSSVIGQDQAVETIAAAIRRSQSGLADERRPIGSFIFLGPTGVGKTKLAQELAGFLFDDNDALIRIDMSEYMEKHSVSRLIGAPPGYVGYDEGGQLTEKIRRRPYAVILLDEIEKAHPDVFNILLQVLDDGRLTDGHGQVVNFRNTVVIMTSNIGQDIIQQQAQKAADNAVFLKDKLMEEVRKFFRPEFINRLDDIVVFNSLRQAELLKIVDLQLEPLYEKMLSLGITLEVTSKAKEFLLEQGFDINFGARPLKRAINRYIQDPLALKILEHKTYLAKKIIVDVQADQGLKFVIR; this is encoded by the coding sequence ATGGTGAAAGGAGAATTTAAGATGGGCCAGGAGGATTTTAGAATTGAACAAGAGCAGAACTCCCAAGAAGGATCAAGCGCCCTGGAAAAGTATGGGCAGGATATTACCGCGCTTGCCCGGCAGATGAAACTTGATCCGGTAATTGGCAGGGATTCTCAAATAAGGCGGTTAATGCAGGTTCTTTCCCGCCGGACAAAAAATAATCCGGTTTTAATCGGAGAGGCGGGAGTGGGCAAAACCGCGGTAGTTGAAGGTTTAGCCCAGAGGATCGTTTCTAATGATGTCCCGGAGGGTTTAAAAAACAAGAGGATTGTTTCTTTGGATCTGGGAAGCCTTATTGCCGGAGCAAAATTCCGCGGCGAATTTGAAGACAGGCTCAAGGCAGTTTTAAAAGAAATACAGGAAAAGGACAAGGAAATAATTCTTTTTATTGACGAACTGCATACTATTGTGGGAGCAGGTGCGGCAGAAGGGGCCATTGACGCTTCTAATATGCTAAAGCCCATGCTTGCCCGGGGGCAGTTACGTTGTATCGGAGCGACTACTCTTGATGAATACAGGCAGTATATTGAAAAAGACCGCGCGCTTGAGCGCAGGTTCCAGACGGTATTCCTGGAAGAGCCAAGTGTCCACGATACAATTGCGATTTTACGCGGGCTTAAAGAGAAATATGAGGTGCATCATGGGGTGCGCATTAAAGATTCGGCATTAATTGCTGCGGCTAAGTTGTCAGCGCGCTACATTAATCAGCGGCATTTGCCGGATAAAGCTGTGGATCTGATTGATGAAGCCGCCAGCCGCCTGCGTATTGAAATAGACAGTATGCCTGCGCAGGTGGATAACCTGCAGAGAAAAATCCTGCAGCTTGAAATCCAGAGGCAGGCCTTGAAAAAAGAAATAGAAAAGGATTCGCAGGACCGATTGAATAAAATTGAGCAGGATTTGTCAATTTTAAAGATAGAGCTTGAGGAAAAGAAAAAAAGATGGGAAAAGGAAAAGGCGGTGATTGTCAGTATCCAGAATATTAAAGAGAAAATCGAACAATTAAAGAATCAGGCTCATTCTGCTGAAAAAACCGGGGACTTGGAAAAGGCCGCGCGGATTAAATATGGAGAGTTGGTGGATCTGGGCGCACAGTTAAATAAGAAAAACGATGAATTAGAAAAGATTTCCGAGGGCAGCCCTATGTTAAGGCAAGAGGTTGATGACGATGATATTGCTAATGTGGTTTCTGAGTCAACTGGTATCGCTCTTGCCAAACTTAAGGAGCAAGACGCAGAGAAATTGCTCAAAATGGAACAGCGCCTTAAATCCAGCGTTATCGGCCAGGATCAGGCAGTAGAAACTATTGCCGCGGCTATCCGGCGTTCGCAAAGCGGTTTAGCGGATGAGCGCAGGCCCATAGGCTCTTTTATTTTCTTAGGGCCCACAGGCGTAGGCAAAACAAAGCTGGCGCAGGAGTTGGCAGGATTTTTATTTGACGATAATGACGCGCTTATCCGTATAGATATGTCTGAATATATGGAAAAACACAGCGTGTCGCGGCTTATCGGAGCTCCTCCCGGGTATGTAGGCTATGATGAAGGCGGGCAATTGACCGAGAAAATAAGAAGAAGGCCGTATGCGGTGATCCTTCTTGATGAAATTGAAAAGGCGCACCCGGATGTTTTTAATATTCTTTTGCAGGTCTTGGACGACGGCAGGCTTACGGATGGCCATGGGCAGGTAGTTAATTTTAGAAATACCGTAGTTATTATGACCTCTAATATTGGGCAGGATATTATTCAACAGCAGGCCCAGAAAGCCGCAGACAACGCTGTATTTCTAAAAGATAAACTTATGGAAGAGGTGCGCAAATTCTTTCGTCCGGAATTTATCAACCGTTTAGATGATATTGTGGTTTTTAATTCCTTAAGGCAAGCTGAATTGTTAAAGATCGTGGATCTGCAGTTAGAGCCGCTTTATGAAAAGATGTTGAGCCTTGGGATTACTTTAGAGGTTACAAGTAAGGCCAAAGAATTTCTTTTAGAACAAGGGTTTGACATTAATTTTGGCGCCCGGCCGCTGAAGCGCGCGATAAATAGATATATTCAGGATCCCTTGGCCTTAAAGATTTTAGAGCATAAAACTTATTTGGCAAAGAAAATTATCGTGGATGTGCAGGCGGACCAGGGGCTAAAATTTGTAATTCGATAA
- a CDS encoding MerR family transcriptional regulator, translating into MPLFDIQISPDEPVYVISIVSKLVDLPVWTLRQLDKAGVVKPKRVGKKSRLYSLKDMRRLEYVHYLMEEKKVNIHGIKIILEKEV; encoded by the coding sequence ATGCCTTTGTTTGATATTCAGATAAGCCCGGATGAACCAGTTTATGTAATAAGCATTGTGAGCAAATTGGTGGATTTACCGGTATGGACTTTAAGGCAGTTGGATAAGGCAGGAGTGGTTAAGCCCAAAAGAGTAGGTAAGAAAAGCAGGCTTTATTCTTTAAAGGATATGCGCCGATTAGAGTACGTGCATTATCTCATGGAGGAGAAAAAAGTGAATATCCACGGAATAAAAATTATTTTGGAAAAAGAAGTTTAG
- the hflX gene encoding GTPase HflX: MKERALLIVVKEYDDESGWALEDMALELEELADTASAEPVDTIPCMLKQITPNLYIGKGKAEELKALASEYDVQTVIFNVDLSGTQQRNLEEVLDKKVIDRTQLILDIFARHAKSMEGKTQVELAQLEYLLPRLVGSDPWLSRLGAGIGTRGPGEQKLETDRRCVRARIDKLKEQLARLSLHRQVARKKRKENDIPVVAIVGYTNAGKSTLLNTLTFAGQKVQNSLFTTLDPLSRNLSLLNKEQIIISDTVGFLYNLPHHLIQAFHGTLEEAIEADLLLHVLDASHHKSEQLYLAVLDVLKQLELEDKKTITVLNKIDLVPDQQYLDNLLSTYADSVAISALTSKNIDKLLEKITQVFSARMVKLDLTLAQGRMDLVNMIYKMGKVEQIKYLNKSVEIKLVTTKVLADKLLLDKKMGITVRISNKNN, from the coding sequence ATGAAAGAAAGAGCATTGTTAATCGTAGTAAAAGAATATGATGATGAATCTGGCTGGGCGCTTGAGGATATGGCGCTTGAGTTAGAAGAGCTTGCGGATACAGCTTCCGCAGAGCCGGTAGATACGATCCCCTGCATGCTAAAACAAATCACCCCCAATCTATATATAGGTAAGGGCAAAGCCGAAGAATTGAAAGCTTTGGCATCTGAATATGACGTTCAGACGGTAATTTTTAATGTGGATTTGTCCGGCACCCAACAGCGCAATCTTGAAGAGGTGTTGGACAAGAAAGTAATTGACCGCACCCAGCTTATCTTGGATATTTTTGCCAGGCATGCCAAGAGCATGGAAGGAAAAACGCAAGTGGAGTTGGCGCAATTGGAATATCTTCTGCCGCGGCTTGTGGGCAGTGACCCCTGGTTGTCGCGGCTGGGTGCAGGCATTGGTACGCGCGGCCCCGGTGAACAGAAGCTTGAAACAGACCGAAGATGCGTGCGCGCAAGAATTGATAAACTAAAGGAGCAGCTGGCGCGATTGTCTTTGCATCGGCAAGTTGCGCGCAAGAAAAGAAAAGAAAATGACATTCCGGTTGTGGCGATTGTGGGTTATACTAATGCCGGTAAATCAACGCTTCTTAATACTTTAACTTTTGCCGGGCAGAAGGTCCAGAACAGCCTTTTTACAACCCTTGATCCTTTATCGCGCAACCTCTCCCTTTTGAATAAAGAGCAGATAATTATTTCAGATACCGTGGGTTTTCTTTATAATCTGCCGCATCATTTAATCCAGGCATTTCATGGCACCTTGGAAGAGGCCATTGAGGCGGACTTGCTTTTGCACGTTTTGGACGCAAGCCATCACAAAAGCGAACAATTGTATCTGGCGGTATTAGATGTTTTGAAGCAATTGGAATTAGAAGACAAGAAAACTATCACCGTATTAAACAAAATTGACCTTGTGCCTGATCAGCAGTATTTAGATAATCTGTTGAGCACTTATGCGGATTCTGTGGCAATTTCTGCTTTGACGAGTAAGAATATAGATAAATTATTAGAAAAAATCACCCAGGTGTTTAGCGCAAGGATGGTGAAGTTAGATTTAACCCTTGCGCAGGGGAGAATGGATTTGGTGAATATGATTTACAAAATGGGCAAGGTTGAACAGATTAAATACCTTAATAAAAGCGTAGAGATCAAGCTGGTTACGACTAAAGTATTAGCAGATAAGCTGTTGTTGGATAAGAAGATGGGGATAACTGTTAGAATATCTAACAAAAATAATTAA
- the miaA gene encoding tRNA (adenosine(37)-N6)-dimethylallyltransferase MiaA, which translates to MLKKRIIFIVGPTASGKSAVAYCLAKKINGEIVCCDSMQVYQGMNILNSAPEDKFKRQVKHHLFEQVPVTCEYDVSRYRKQANAAIIDIFSRGKTPILVGGTGLYMSILLDGIFEVKIPEQEKIRSRLYKLSQDKGKEYLYQILLKTDKEAAAKIHPHDLKRVIRALEVFLGTGKKISFLQKQRSGLADSYDIKAFCLNMDRKDLYSRIDKRVNKMQKSGLLKEVKDLLKKKTSRTASFAIGISEIGSYLKDECLLEEALERIKHNTRLYAKRQLTWFRKDKRLCWIEIKAKDKPSAISKLIANRLES; encoded by the coding sequence TTGCTGAAAAAAAGAATTATTTTTATTGTTGGGCCTACAGCTTCGGGTAAAAGCGCGGTCGCTTATTGCCTGGCAAAGAAAATAAACGGCGAGATTGTCTGTTGTGATTCCATGCAAGTCTACCAGGGAATGAATATTTTGAATTCTGCTCCTGAAGATAAATTTAAGAGGCAAGTCAAGCATCATTTATTTGAACAAGTTCCGGTAACTTGTGAATATGATGTTTCGCGGTACCGTAAACAAGCCAATGCGGCAATAATTGATATTTTTTCGCGCGGAAAAACCCCGATTCTTGTTGGCGGCACAGGGCTTTATATGTCTATTTTGCTGGACGGCATTTTTGAAGTTAAAATTCCAGAGCAGGAAAAAATCCGTTCCCGGCTATATAAGCTTTCCCAAGACAAGGGCAAAGAATATTTGTATCAGATATTGCTAAAAACCGATAAAGAGGCGGCAGCTAAGATCCATCCCCATGACCTGAAGCGGGTTATACGGGCACTGGAAGTTTTTCTGGGTACGGGCAAGAAAATATCTTTTTTGCAGAAACAAAGAAGCGGCTTGGCGGATAGTTATGATATTAAAGCCTTTTGTCTTAATATGGACAGGAAAGATTTGTATTCTCGCATTGATAAGCGGGTAAATAAAATGCAAAAGTCGGGATTATTAAAAGAAGTGAAGGATTTATTAAAGAAGAAAACAAGCCGAACCGCCAGCTTTGCCATAGGAATCTCTGAAATTGGTTCTTACTTAAAGGATGAGTGTTTATTGGAAGAAGCTTTAGAGCGGATTAAGCATAATACCCGTTTATATGCTAAGCGCCAGCTGACTTGGTTTAGAAAAGATAAGCGTTTATGTTGGATAGAAATCAAGGCAAAGGATAAGCCGTCCGCTATCTCTAAGCTTATTGCCAACAGATTGGAAAGTTAG